Part of the Vagococcus teuberi genome, AATCTAATATTAAAAGTGTTTTATTGAATTAATGTTTGCTAAGATTTATAAAATGTCTTTAATTTATAGAAGTTATAGTTTATAATGAGATGTATGCCATTTATTTTTAATCTCAAAGTAATTTAGTTACTATTAAAACTATTGCTTAATAGATTCTTTTCTAATATAATTATAAGATATCTTGATAGTTTTTATCTGTTAAGCATATAGATATTATTAAAAATGAAGAGTTTTATGAATCAATAAAATCAGTACGGGAATAAGATAAGAAAGGAGAATTCTATTGTTTGTTGACAACAAATTATTAGACGTGAGAAATTTACATACTGGATTTCGAATCAAAGACAATTTTTATGATGCAGTAGATGACGTGTCAATTACATTAGACAAAAATGAAATTTTAGCAATTGTTGGAGAATCTGGTTGTGGTAAAAGTACATTAGCAATGACCATAATGGGATTACAAGATCCAAAAAATACTAGAATTACAGGAGATATCATCTACAACGATTTAAATCTTGTAGGTCTATCTGAAACGCTTTATAACAAGATTAGAGGAAATGATATAGGGATGATTTTCCAAGATCCGTTATCAGCGTTGAATCCATTGATGCGTATCGGAGACCAAATTGCTGAAGCGTTGTTCTATCATACAGATTTAGATGAAAAACAACGAACTGCTCGCGCTATTGAGTTGCTAAACCAAGTAGGGATTGTTAATCCTGAACGTGTGGCAAAGCAATACCCACATGAATTGTCTGGTGGGATGAGGCAACGTGTTATTATCGCGATTGCTATTTCTTGTAAACCACCAATTATTATCGCTGATGAGCCAACAACAGCACTTGATGTAACAATTCAAGCTCAAATTTTAGACTTATTAGGCGATTTACAAGAGGAAACAGAAGCCGGTATTATTTTAATTACTCACGATTTAGGTGTAGTAGCTGAGACAGCAGATAGAGTTGCTGTTATGTATGGTGGTCAAATTGTAGAAGAAGCACCTGTTGATGTTTTATTCTCTAATCCACAACATCCTTATACACGCTCGTTACTGAATTCAATTCCACAAGAAGATGCGCACGATTCTGAATTACATGTTATCGAGGGAGTGGTTCCTTCATTGAAAAATATGCCAAGAACTGGTTGTCGGTTTGCAGCTCGTATTCCTTGGATACCTGAAGACGCTCATGAAGAGCAACCAACATTGCATGAAATCGAACCAGGACACTTTGTTCGATGTACATGTTACAAACATTTCCACTTTAGAGAAGAAGGTGACGCATAATGGGATTGATAGAAATAAAAGATTTAAAAGTACATTACCCAATTCGTGGAGGCTTTTTAAACAAAGTAGTTGATTATGTTTATGCTGTTGATGGCGTTGATTTTCAAATTGAGGCTGGAAAAACGTACGGTTTAGTTGGAGAATCCGGTTCTGGAAAATCAACAATTGGTAAAACAATTGTAGGGCTAGAAAAAGCCACAGCTGGAGAAATTTTATTTGAAAATACAAATGTTATCTCGAAAAGAGCTAGAAAATCAATTGGCTATAATAAAGATGTCCAAATGATTTTCCAAGATTCTATGTCAAGTTTAAATCCTAAAAAACGTGTATTGGATATTATTGCTGAACCTATTCGAAATTTTGAAAACTTATCAGTTCAAGAAGAAAAGAAACGTGTTCAAAGTTTGTTAGATATTGTTGGGATGCCAACAGATGCATTGTATAAGTATCCACATGAGTTTTCTGGTGGGCAAAGACAACGTTTAGGAGTGGCGCGAGCTGTTGCGACAAATCCTAAATTAATCATTGCTGATGAGCCAGTATCTGCTCTTGACTTATCAGTTCAAGCGCAAGTATTAAACTTCATGAAACGTATTCAAGAAGAGTATAATTTAAGTTATTTATTTATTTCTCATGATTTAGGTGTGGTAAAACATATGTGTGATAACATTGCGATTATGAATCATGGTCGTTTTGTTGAAATAGGAACAAGAGAAGACATTTATAATAACCCACAACATATTTACACAAAACGCTTACTGTCTGCCATTCCTAAAATTGATGTTGGAAATCGTGAACAGCATAAAGAAGAGCGTCGTAAAGTTGAAAAAGATTTCCAAGACTTATACAGCCAGTATTACGATGAAAATGGTCGTGTATATGACTTGAAAACTATTAGTCCAACTCATCAGGCAGCAATTAAGACAACTGAAGGGGGAGGACAATGATATGTGGAAAACAATATTAAGACGTGTACTACTAATGATTCCACAAATTTTTGTGTTGAGTCTGTTTATCTTTTTATTAGCAAAAGCTATGCCGGGAGATCCGTTTACTGGATTAATTAATCCTAATATGGACCCTGCGACAATCGATCGAATGCGTGAAGCAGCAGGATTAAATAATCCTTGGTATATTCAGTATTTTGATTGGATAACCAATGCATTTAAAGGTGATTTTGGACAAAGTTTCTTATATAAACTACCTGTAAGTGATATTATTGGTTCTCGTGTTGGGAATACCATTTACTTGTCATTATTAACAGTTATTATTACATATGCAATTGCCTTACCTTTAGGATTAGTCTCAGGTCGTTATCAAAACTCTTGGTTTGATAAAGCAGTTGTCGTTTATAACTTTGTCAGCTTTGCTGTTCCAATCTTTATCTTCGCGTTACTGATGCTATTTGTCTTTGGTTACCGTTTAGAATGGTTCCCAACAACGGGATCAGTGGCAACAGGATTAGAACCGGGGTCATTACAATATGTGATGAGTCGCTTATATCATATGATTTTACCAGCCATCACACAAGCCTTACTTGCAACAGCTGTAACGATTCAATACTTACGTAATGAAGTGATTGATGCCAAACAATTAGATTTCGTTCGTACAGCAAGAGCAAAAGGTGTACCGACTAATAAAGTCTTTACACATCATATTTTTAGAAATGCCTCTTTACCAATAGCAGCCCAATTAAGTTATGAAATTACTGCTTTAATTAGTGGGTCAGTTGTTATTGAACAAACCTTTGCTTATCCAGGTATTGGTAAATTGTTTATTGATGCAATCAATGGACGTGACTACTCAGTGATTACAGCCATAGTATTAATACTAGGTATTGTCACAATTATCGGGAATCTAATTTCAGATATTGTCATGAGTATCGTCGATCCTCGTATTCGTATTCAGTAACAAACCAATAATTAAGAAAGGAGACTCGCTATGAGTAAAGAAAAAAAAGAAGCAACTGTAGAAGCTGTTAGTGTTCCACCAACAGGTTTTAAAATGATTGCTCGAGAATTTAAAAAAGATAAATTAGCATTATTTTCATTATCGTTATTAGTTATTATCTTTGCAGTTATTTTTATTGGAGCACTTATTTTAGATAAAGATGCTGTAATGAAAGTAAGTATTTTAGATAAATACGCGGCTCCAGGAGATGGCTACCTACTAGGTGCTGACGAAGGTGGGCGTGATGTTTTTGGACAATTGATCATTGGTGCTCGTAACTCTGTTGTTATTGGGTTTTCAATTACTATTTTGACATCAATCATTGGTGTGGGATTAGGGATTGTTGCAGGATACTATGGTGGTATGGTAGATAGTATCATTATGCGAATTGTTGATTTTATCATGATTTTACC contains:
- a CDS encoding ABC transporter ATP-binding protein; amino-acid sequence: MFVDNKLLDVRNLHTGFRIKDNFYDAVDDVSITLDKNEILAIVGESGCGKSTLAMTIMGLQDPKNTRITGDIIYNDLNLVGLSETLYNKIRGNDIGMIFQDPLSALNPLMRIGDQIAEALFYHTDLDEKQRTARAIELLNQVGIVNPERVAKQYPHELSGGMRQRVIIAIAISCKPPIIIADEPTTALDVTIQAQILDLLGDLQEETEAGIILITHDLGVVAETADRVAVMYGGQIVEEAPVDVLFSNPQHPYTRSLLNSIPQEDAHDSELHVIEGVVPSLKNMPRTGCRFAARIPWIPEDAHEEQPTLHEIEPGHFVRCTCYKHFHFREEGDA
- a CDS encoding ATP-binding cassette domain-containing protein yields the protein MMGLIEIKDLKVHYPIRGGFLNKVVDYVYAVDGVDFQIEAGKTYGLVGESGSGKSTIGKTIVGLEKATAGEILFENTNVISKRARKSIGYNKDVQMIFQDSMSSLNPKKRVLDIIAEPIRNFENLSVQEEKKRVQSLLDIVGMPTDALYKYPHEFSGGQRQRLGVARAVATNPKLIIADEPVSALDLSVQAQVLNFMKRIQEEYNLSYLFISHDLGVVKHMCDNIAIMNHGRFVEIGTREDIYNNPQHIYTKRLLSAIPKIDVGNREQHKEERRKVEKDFQDLYSQYYDENGRVYDLKTISPTHQAAIKTTEGGGQ
- the opp4B gene encoding oligopeptide ABC transporter permease translates to MWKTILRRVLLMIPQIFVLSLFIFLLAKAMPGDPFTGLINPNMDPATIDRMREAAGLNNPWYIQYFDWITNAFKGDFGQSFLYKLPVSDIIGSRVGNTIYLSLLTVIITYAIALPLGLVSGRYQNSWFDKAVVVYNFVSFAVPIFIFALLMLFVFGYRLEWFPTTGSVATGLEPGSLQYVMSRLYHMILPAITQALLATAVTIQYLRNEVIDAKQLDFVRTARAKGVPTNKVFTHHIFRNASLPIAAQLSYEITALISGSVVIEQTFAYPGIGKLFIDAINGRDYSVITAIVLILGIVTIIGNLISDIVMSIVDPRIRIQ